A window of the Henckelia pumila isolate YLH828 chromosome 3, ASM3356847v2, whole genome shotgun sequence genome harbors these coding sequences:
- the LOC140893266 gene encoding uncharacterized protein yields the protein MDSASSISANLNNIPVLNGSNFKKWKEHVMIVLGCMDLDYALREDRPVPLTKESLAYQRGSFEKWERSNRMSLMIMKHSISDTIRGLIPEETDAKKFLDQIADRFTANEKVETSIILTKLVSMRYNEKGNIREYIMEMSNLVTRLKAFKLEFSEAILVHLVLISLPAQFNQLKMSYNTQKEIWTFNELIAQCVQEEGRLKQDIIESAHLASNYQINDTNKKRKWINKDMKNSSHGTSQQMEQQKQDKVITCFFCKKTDGHVKKNCPKYFNWRIKKDLPKDPVVN from the coding sequence caTCTTCTATATCTGCCAATCTGAACAATATTCCAGTACTTAATGGTTCAAATTTCAAGAAATGGAAAGAGCACGTAATGATAGTGCTTGGATGCATGGATTTGGACTATGCGCTAAGGGAAGATCGCCCCGTACCTTTGACTAAGGAAAGTCTTGCTTATCAAAGGGGTTCTTTTGAAAAGTGGGAGCGATCAAATCGCATGAGTCTAATGATCATGAAACACTCCATTTCGGATACTATAAGGGGTCTGATTCCTGAGGAAACTGAtgccaaaaagttccttgatcAAATAGCAGATCGATTCACTGCAAACGAAAAGGTCGAGACAAGCATTATTTTGACTAAGCTTGTCTCAATGCGGTATAACGAGAAAGGAAACATTAGAGAGTACATCATGGAAATGTCTAATCTTGTTACGCGACTAAAGGCATTCAAGTTGGAGTTTTCGGAAGCCATACTTGTGCATTTAGTCTTGATCTCTCTGCCTGCgcaatttaatcaattaaaaatgAGTTATAATACCCAGAAGGAAATATGGACTTTTAATGAGCTTATTGCGCAGTGCGTTCAGGAAGAGGGGAGATTGAAACAAGATATTATTGAAAGTGCTCACTTGGCATCTAACTATCAAATTAATGACACTAATAAGAAAAGGAAATGGATCAATAAAGACATGAAGAATTCAAGTCATGGGACTTCACAGCAAATGGAGCAACAGAAACAAGATAAAGTTATCACTTGCTTCTTTTGCAAAAAGACCGATGGacatgtgaagaagaattgtcCCAAATATTTCAATTGGCGCATAAAGAAAGACTTGCCTAAAGATCCAGTTGTCAATTGA